In Alloyangia pacifica, the following proteins share a genomic window:
- a CDS encoding acyltransferase family protein: MRLTLSVLVLLIHSVQIAYGQRVYMDAVWAHFPLDGLAMTVLPMFFTLSGFLVAGSLYRCRTLLSFMGLRFIRIYPALAVEVTISAVLVGGLVTNLSWPEYFTSDQFFRYLLNVTGHVSNASLYLPGVFETNPEPGMANGQLWTVPYELICYIGLGVLALAGARKDRRVLLAGLTIFIAFSVLKMGLRTGWQFDPWVGPVTGRALVIAFLLGICLHAYRDRLQVHGYLVTIAALVGVIGFSVSGLGQYIGLVAMAYVTVGLGVMDPPRLGVLKSADLSYGIFLYHFIIQQLIAHLLPGMREWYWIAALSLPLTMLVAHLSWVGIERPALKLRQHVFALECRIMRSLPGMSAWHASAER, from the coding sequence ATGCGCCTGACCCTCTCCGTGCTGGTCCTGCTGATTCACAGTGTGCAGATCGCCTATGGGCAGAGGGTCTACATGGACGCCGTCTGGGCGCATTTCCCGCTCGACGGCCTCGCGATGACCGTACTGCCGATGTTCTTCACCCTGTCAGGTTTCCTGGTGGCGGGCAGCCTCTACCGCTGCCGCACGCTGCTGAGCTTCATGGGGCTGCGCTTCATCCGCATCTACCCGGCGCTGGCCGTCGAGGTGACGATCTCGGCGGTGCTGGTCGGCGGGCTGGTCACCAACCTGAGCTGGCCAGAGTATTTCACCAGCGACCAGTTCTTTCGGTACCTGTTGAACGTTACCGGCCATGTGAGCAATGCCTCGCTCTACCTGCCGGGCGTCTTCGAGACCAACCCCGAGCCGGGCATGGCCAATGGCCAGCTCTGGACCGTGCCCTACGAGTTGATTTGCTACATCGGTCTGGGTGTGCTTGCGCTGGCCGGAGCGCGCAAGGACCGGCGGGTGCTGCTGGCGGGTCTGACGATCTTCATCGCCTTCTCGGTCCTCAAGATGGGGCTGCGGACCGGCTGGCAGTTCGATCCCTGGGTGGGGCCGGTGACCGGCCGGGCGCTGGTGATTGCCTTCCTGCTCGGCATCTGCCTGCACGCCTACCGCGACCGGCTCCAGGTCCACGGCTACCTCGTGACGATCGCCGCATTGGTGGGGGTCATCGGCTTCAGCGTGAGCGGGCTGGGGCAATACATCGGCCTTGTGGCCATGGCCTATGTCACGGTGGGGCTTGGGGTCATGGATCCGCCGCGGCTCGGGGTGCTGAAGAGCGCCGATCTGAGCTACGGCATCTTTCTCTATCATTTTATCATCCAGCAGCTGATCGCGCATCTGCTGCCCGGGATGCGCGAATGGTACTGGATCGCCGCCCTTTCCCTGCCGCTTACCATGCTGGTCGCGCATCTGTCCTGGGTGGGGATCGAGCGGCCCGCCCTGAAGCTGCGCCAGCATGTCTTCGCGCTGGAGTGCAGGATCATGCGCAGCCTGCCGGGCATGTCGGCGTGGCACGCCTCAGCGGAGCGCTGA
- a CDS encoding ABC transporter ATP-binding protein yields MTDPAQAPVIEIRDLHKAYGELEVLKGVSITAKRGDVVSLIGSSGSGKSTLLRCCNLLEDSQQGEIVFKGEPVRWHGSGHHRRPADPKQVLRIRTNLSMVFQQFNLWAHMTILQNVMEAPLTVLGRPRDEVEAAARRYLDKVGIGDKADAWPAQLSGGQQQRAAIARGLCMEPEALLFDEPTSALDPELEQEVVKVIKDLAAEGRTMIIVTHDMKMAHDVSDHVVFLHKGLIEEEGAPAELFGAPKSERLQGFLRSTSHV; encoded by the coding sequence TTGACCGATCCAGCCCAAGCTCCAGTCATCGAGATCCGCGATCTGCACAAGGCCTACGGCGAGCTTGAAGTGCTCAAAGGGGTCAGCATCACCGCAAAGCGTGGTGACGTGGTCTCCCTGATCGGCTCGTCGGGCTCCGGCAAGTCGACGCTCCTGCGCTGCTGCAACCTGCTCGAGGACAGCCAGCAGGGCGAGATCGTATTCAAGGGCGAGCCGGTGCGCTGGCACGGCAGCGGGCATCACCGTCGTCCGGCCGACCCAAAGCAGGTGCTGCGCATTCGCACGAACTTGTCGATGGTGTTCCAGCAGTTCAACCTCTGGGCCCATATGACGATCCTGCAGAACGTCATGGAAGCGCCGCTCACCGTACTTGGCCGCCCGCGCGACGAGGTCGAGGCCGCCGCAAGGCGCTATCTCGACAAGGTCGGTATCGGCGACAAGGCCGATGCCTGGCCGGCGCAGCTTTCGGGTGGCCAGCAGCAGCGCGCGGCGATCGCGCGCGGGCTCTGCATGGAGCCCGAGGCGCTGCTTTTCGACGAGCCGACGTCGGCGCTCGATCCCGAGCTGGAACAGGAAGTTGTGAAGGTGATCAAGGACCTCGCCGCCGAAGGGCGGACCATGATCATCGTGACACATGACATGAAGATGGCCCATGACGTGAGCGATCACGTGGTGTTCCTGCACAAGGGGCTCATCGAGGAAGAGGGCGCCCCGGCCGAGCTGTTCGGCGCGCCGAAATCGGAACGGCTGCAGGGCTTCCTGCGGTCGACCAGCCACGTCTGA
- a CDS encoding TerB family tellurite resistance protein, with protein sequence MFADFLKRLVDPGPDRLPDADARLALCALLVRVARADETYDQSEQDRIDRIAATRYGLSPFEATRLRRDAEALEAEAPDTVRFTRAIKDAVAYEDRIAVIEALWQVALADGSRDDEEDAVLRLVANLLGINDRDSALARQRVEAAG encoded by the coding sequence ATGTTCGCTGATTTCCTCAAACGGCTGGTCGATCCCGGCCCTGACCGCCTGCCCGACGCCGATGCGCGGCTGGCGCTCTGCGCTTTGCTGGTGCGCGTCGCGCGCGCCGACGAGACCTACGACCAATCCGAGCAGGACCGGATCGACCGGATCGCCGCCACGCGCTACGGGCTCTCGCCCTTCGAGGCCACGCGGCTGCGCCGCGACGCCGAAGCTCTGGAGGCCGAGGCCCCGGACACCGTGCGCTTCACCCGGGCCATAAAGGATGCCGTGGCCTATGAGGACCGCATCGCGGTGATCGAGGCGCTGTGGCAAGTGGCGCTCGCCGACGGCAGCCGCGACGATGAGGAAGACGCGGTGCTGCGGCTGGTGGCGAACCTTCTCGGCATCAACGACAGGGATTCGGCGTTGGCCCGGCAACGGGTGGAAGCCGCGGGCTGA
- a CDS encoding 23S rRNA (adenine(2030)-N(6))-methyltransferase RlmJ, translating to MLSYQHAFHAGNLADLQKHALLAELLSYMTKKDKPLSYIETHAGRGLYDLTSAEAVKTGEAAQGIEAYQGIFRQGHPYLQALAEVRREHGPSAYPGSPMIAAKLLRSQDKLHLAELHPQEHAALTRALRAPNIAIHRQDGFDLAQSLCPPDPRRGVMLVDPPYELKQDYVELPKLFRQIAKKWNVGVLALWYPILNSAAHVPMLAQLSEDFPGALCHEIRFPPAREGHRMIGSGMFIVNPPWGLAEAAAELTDRLRSAGALG from the coding sequence ATGCTTTCCTACCAACACGCCTTCCACGCCGGAAACCTCGCCGACCTGCAGAAGCATGCGCTGTTGGCCGAGTTGCTCTCCTACATGACGAAAAAGGACAAGCCGCTCAGCTACATCGAGACCCACGCCGGGCGCGGTCTCTACGACCTGACCTCGGCGGAGGCGGTGAAGACCGGCGAGGCGGCGCAGGGGATCGAGGCGTATCAGGGCATCTTCCGCCAAGGACACCCGTATCTGCAGGCGCTCGCCGAGGTGCGCCGCGAGCACGGCCCGAGCGCCTATCCCGGCTCGCCGATGATCGCGGCCAAACTCTTGCGATCGCAGGACAAGCTCCACCTCGCCGAGCTCCATCCGCAGGAGCACGCGGCGCTGACCCGGGCGCTGCGCGCACCCAATATCGCGATCCACCGGCAGGACGGTTTCGATCTGGCGCAGAGCCTCTGCCCGCCCGATCCGCGCCGCGGCGTGATGCTCGTCGACCCGCCCTACGAACTCAAGCAAGACTATGTCGAGCTGCCCAAGCTGTTCCGGCAGATTGCGAAGAAATGGAATGTCGGCGTGCTGGCGCTCTGGTACCCGATCCTCAACTCCGCCGCGCATGTGCCCATGCTCGCCCAGCTCTCCGAAGATTTCCCCGGCGCGCTCTGCCACGAGATCCGCTTCCCGCCGGCGCGCGAGGGTCACCGGATGATCGGCTCTGGCATGTTCATCGTGAACCCGCCCTGGGGACTTGCCGAGGCCGCTGCCGAGCTTACCGATCGGCTGCGCTCTGCCGGCGCCCTCGGCTGA